Proteins from one Penaeus vannamei isolate JL-2024 unplaced genomic scaffold, ASM4276789v1 unanchor914, whole genome shotgun sequence genomic window:
- the LOC138861114 gene encoding serine/threonine-protein kinase PknL-like, which yields MIMKVMRSHARTFVEAALLLRLDGRAGAPRLLGYGAEQPMLLLESLLGCNFLFLLQDAAVPLSLHLQVVKRVVQHLREMHAIGIVHNDVAIPNVVVHVDADYQLRDVRLVEFTVACPSGDSLALDVEPGAFPCVAPEVARGGASTPAADVYSLGALLRELSQVKANADELPL from the coding sequence ATGATCATGAAAGTCATGCGGAGCCACGCAAGGACCTTTGTGGAGGCAGCCCTTCTGCTACGCCTGGACGGCCGCGCCGGCGCCCCCAGGCTGCTGGGCTACGGCGCTGAGCAACCCATGCTGCTCCTGGAGTCGCTGCTGGGATGCAATTTTTTGTTCCTGTTGCAGGACGCGGCCGTCCCACTCTCGCTCCACCTGCAGGTGGTCAAGCGGGTGGTGCAACACCTGCGGGAGATGCACGCCATCGGCATCGTCCACAACGACGTGGCCATCCCCAACGTGGTGGTCCACGTCGACGCCGACTACCAGCTGAGGGACGTGCGTCTGGTAGAGTTCACGGTGGCGTGTCCTAGCGGCGACTCGCTGGCCCTGGACGTGGAACCGGGAGCCTTCCCGTGCGTGGCGCCCGAGGTGGCCCGCGGCGGCGCCAGCACGCCCGCCGCCGACGTCTATTCGTTGGGTGCGCTGCTGCGGGAGCTAAGCCAGGTCAAGGCCAACGCCGACGAGCTGCCGCTGTAG
- the LOC138861115 gene encoding serine/threonine-protein kinase PknL-like — MIMKVMRSHARTFVEAALLLRLDGRAGAPRLLGYGAEQPMLLLESLLGCNFLFLLQDAAVPLSLHLQVVKRVAQHLREMHAIGIVHNDVAIPNVVVHVDADYQLRDVRLVEFTVACPSGDSLALDVEPGAFPCVAPDVARGGASTPAADVYSLGALLRELSQVKANADELPL, encoded by the coding sequence ATGATCATGAAAGTCATGCGGAGCCACGCAAGGACCTTTGTGGAGGCAGCCCTTCTGCTACGCCTGGACGGCCGCGCCGGCGCCCCCAGGCTGCTGGGCTACGGCGCTGAGCAACCCATGCTGCTCCTGGAGTCGCTGCTGGGATGCAATTTTTTGTTCCTGTTGCAGGACGCGGCCGTCCCACTCTCGCTCCACCTGCAGGTGGTCAAGCGGGTGGCGCAACACCTGCGGGAGATGCACGCCATCGGCATCGTCCACAACGACGTGGCCATCCCCAACGTGGTGGTCCACGTCGACGCCGACTACCAGCTGAGGGACGTGCGTCTGGTAGAGTTCACGGTGGCGTGTCCTAGCGGCGACTCGCTGGCCCTGGACGTGGAACCGGGAGCCTTCCCGTGCGTGGCGCCCGATGTGGCCCGCGGCGGCGCCAGCACGCCCGCCGCCGACGTCTATTCGTTGGGTGCGCTGCTGCGGGAGCTAAGCCAGGTCAAGGCCAACGCCGACGAGCTGCCGCTGTAG
- the LOC138861116 gene encoding serine/threonine-protein kinase PknL-like, which yields MIMKVMRSHARTFVEAALLLRLDGRAGAPRLLGYGAEQPMLLLESLLGCNFLFLLEDAAAPLSLHLQVVKRVVQHLREMHAIGIVHNDVAIPNVVVHVDADYQLRDVRLVEFTVACPSGDSLALDVEPEAFPCVAPEVARGGASTPAADVYSLGALLRELNQVKANADELPL from the coding sequence ATGATCATGAAAGTCATGCGGAGCCACGCAAGGACCTTTGTGGAGGCAGCCCTTCTGCTACGCCTGGACGGCCGCGCCGGCGCCCCCAGGCTGCTGGGCTACGGCGCTGAGCAACCCATGCTGCTCCTGGAGTCGCTGCTGGGATGCAATTTTTTGTTCCTGCTGGAGGACGCGGCCGCCCCACTCTCGCTCCACCTGCAGGTGGTCAAGCGGGTGGTGCAACACCTGCGGGAGATGCACGCCATCGGCATCGTCCACAACGACGTGGCCATCCCCAACGTGGTGGTCCACGTCGACGCCGACTACCAGCTGAGGGACGTGCGTCTGGTAGAGTTCACGGTGGCGTGTCCTAGCGGCGACTCGCTGGCCCTGGACGTGGAACCCGAAGCCTTCCCGTGCGTGGCGCCCGAGGTGGCCCGCGGCGGCGCCAGCACGCCCGCCGCCGACGTCTATTCGTTGGGTGCGCTGCTGCGGGAGCTAAACCAGGTCAAGGCCAACGCCGACGAGCTGCCGCTGTAG